The Cellulomonas shaoxiangyii sequence TCCTCGGGCGGCGGCGGGAGCGTGACGGCGAAGGTCAGCGTGCCGAGCACGTCGCCCCCGGCGGCGGCGGGGTCGATGCCGACGAGCACGGGCAGCGCGCCGCCGGCGGCGCGGGCGAAGGTCTCGATGTCGGGGGAGTACGACGCCATGCGGGTGGTGCTCAGCAGCTCGAGGAGGTGCTCCCGCGCCTGCTCCTGGCCGGGGCTCAGAGCGGGCGCGGCGCAGCCGGCGAGCAGGAGCGCGGCGGCCGCCGGCAGCGCGGCGGTCGCCCGGCCCGGCCGTCGCGTCCCCACCCGGCCACGCTAGCGGAGGCCTCGGTGCGCGTGCGGGTGCTCGCCACCCCGACCGTCTCGGTCGCGCCGCGCCCCGGTGCCTAGGCTGCGGGGATGGCCACCCTCCTCCTCGTCCGGCACGGGCGCACGACCGCCAACACGGCCGGCGTCCTGGCGGGCCGCGCCGCCGGTGTGCGGCTCGACGCCGTCGGGCGCACCCAGGCCGAGCGTGCCGGCGAGCGGCTCGCCGGGGTCCCCCTGGTCGCGGTGGTGACCAGCCCGCTGGAGCGCTGCCGGCAGACCGCGCGCGCCCTCCTCGACCGCCAGGCCGCCGCACCCGTCCTCGCGGTCGACACCGGCCTCACCGAGTGCGACTACGGGCAGTGGCAGGGGCGCACCCTCGCGGACCTGGCCGGAGAGCCGCTGTGGTCCGTCGTGCAGACGCAGCCCTCGGCGGCCGTCTTCCCGGGCGGGGAGTCGCTGGCGGCGGTGCAAGCTCGCGCGGTCGCCGCCGTCCGGCGCCACGACGCGGCTGTCGAGGCCGAGCACGGCCCCGGCGCGGTGTGGGCCGCGGTGAGCCACGGCGACGTCATCAAGGCCGTGCTCGCCGACGCCCTCGGCATGCACCTCGACCTCTTCCAGCGCCTGCACGTCGGCCCCGCGTCGGTGTCCGTCGTGCGGTACGGGCCGCGCCGGCCGGACGTGATCACGACGAACACGGACAGCGGGGACCTGTCGTGGCTCGCGTCCGCCGCGCCCGCCGCGGACGCCGCGGTCGGGGGCGGCGCCGGCCACGAGGGCACCACGGGGGCGCACGAGCCGGCCCGCTCGTAGACTGGGGGCATGCCGCAGGTCGTGCACGAGTTCGACTGGCCGGACCGTGTCGTCGTCGGCACCGTCGGCCGGCCCGGGGCCCGCACCTTCTACCTCCAGGTGCGCGCCGGGGCCCGCTCGACCAGCGTCGCGCTGGAGAAGGAGCAGTCCGCGGTGCTCGCGGAGATGATCGACGAGCTCCTGGGCGAGCTGGTGGCCGACCCGAGCACGGGCGTGACCGTCCCCGCCGAGACCCCCGCCGAGCTGATCGACGACGACCCGCTGGACCAGCCCGTCGAGGAGCAGTTCCGGGCCGGGGCCGTGCGGCTGGGCTGGGACCCCCGCACCGCGCAGGTCGTCATCGAGGCCTACCCGCTCCGGCCCGACGACGACGACCTGGCGGGGGCGCCGGACGACGACGAGCCCGACGAGATGCTCCTGCTCCGGATCCCCGTGGGCACCGCGCGCGCCTTCGTGCAGCGCACCCGCCAGGTGGTGCGCGCCGGGCGACCCGCCTGCCCGCTCTGCGGCCGGCCGGTCGACGAGGACGGCCACGTCTGCGCGCTGCCCGACGGCGTGTGACGGCGTCCGAGGTCGACCTCGACGGCGGGGAGCTCGCGCTCGTCGGGCGGGTCACGGTCGCGTCGAACGCGACCTTCGTCGGCCGGATCGGGGACGTGCCGGTCGTGTACAAGCCCGTCGCCGGGGAGCGGCCGCTGTGGGACTTCCCCGACGGGACCCTCGCGCGCCGGGAGGTCGCGGCCTACCTGGTCTCCGAGACGCTCGGGTGGCGGGTGGTCCCGCGGACGTGGCTGCGCGACGGACCGCTCGGGCCCGGCATGGTGCAGCTCTGGCAGGAGCCCGACCCCGGGCAGGACCCCGTCGACCTGGTGCCGGCGTCGCGGGTGCCGACGCCCGGCTGGTGCGCCGTCCTGGAGGGCAGCGACGAGAACGGCCGCGCCGTGGCGCTCGTCCACGAGGACTCCGCCGCCCTGCGCCGCATGGCCGTG is a genomic window containing:
- a CDS encoding SCO1664 family protein, yielding MTASEVDLDGGELALVGRVTVASNATFVGRIGDVPVVYKPVAGERPLWDFPDGTLARREVAAYLVSETLGWRVVPRTWLRDGPLGPGMVQLWQEPDPGQDPVDLVPASRVPTPGWCAVLEGSDENGRAVALVHEDSAALRRMAVLDVVVNNADRKGGHVLPQADGHRYGVDHGVTFHVEPRLRTVLWGWVGDPLRPDEREGVERVRAGLDGELGDRLAELLTDAEVAAVAARCDRLLADGRFPGPDGDMPSVPWPLF
- a CDS encoding DUF3090 domain-containing protein; the protein is MPQVVHEFDWPDRVVVGTVGRPGARTFYLQVRAGARSTSVALEKEQSAVLAEMIDELLGELVADPSTGVTVPAETPAELIDDDPLDQPVEEQFRAGAVRLGWDPRTAQVVIEAYPLRPDDDDLAGAPDDDEPDEMLLLRIPVGTARAFVQRTRQVVRAGRPACPLCGRPVDEDGHVCALPDGV
- a CDS encoding MSMEG_4193 family putative phosphomutase — translated: MATLLLVRHGRTTANTAGVLAGRAAGVRLDAVGRTQAERAGERLAGVPLVAVVTSPLERCRQTARALLDRQAAAPVLAVDTGLTECDYGQWQGRTLADLAGEPLWSVVQTQPSAAVFPGGESLAAVQARAVAAVRRHDAAVEAEHGPGAVWAAVSHGDVIKAVLADALGMHLDLFQRLHVGPASVSVVRYGPRRPDVITTNTDSGDLSWLASAAPAADAAVGGGAGHEGTTGAHEPARS